A stretch of Aureispira sp. CCB-E DNA encodes these proteins:
- a CDS encoding DUF5723 family protein codes for MKKITLTAFAVVAFLCQLQAQIYSGVAESHYAGELGLGINPANVVTPYFKADVSFIGYNLSFVNDYASISQDSLFNGRGDFFDRLTYKDNGSDQANLAFNGEINLVSGLVSINDKMGIGFGIKSKFSLNARGINKDLIRMSASGLEDSTYYGFSYQDDYSYLSAMAWNEYSVTFGAEIFQKDNHYVKVGGALKLLQSVGSFYVHARDISYEFYNSDTIINASGQISFGGNEAFLDAFNGRGFPNFQNQFSGGNFGFAVDFGGVYEYRPDSEQEYKLKVGLSFHDIGFVAMSKDQTSSNTVTFKNSTFDVNMFDGIQYLYNINDIIIQDTSQFNHNQGEDSYLMQTPSRMNLFVDYKVIKGFYVSFLSEISLYDRNNPYKVVGINSFQLTPRYDFKWFGFSMPISYVQNSGFHLGLGFRAGPVFVGSSNILDLFALGNKLDKFNAYFGFRVPLYKKLK; via the coding sequence ATGAAAAAAATTACACTGACAGCATTCGCTGTTGTTGCATTTTTATGCCAACTACAGGCACAAATCTACTCTGGAGTAGCAGAATCTCATTATGCAGGAGAACTTGGATTGGGGATTAACCCCGCCAACGTTGTCACTCCTTATTTCAAAGCTGATGTTAGTTTTATTGGATATAATTTATCGTTTGTTAACGACTATGCTAGTATTAGTCAAGATAGTCTTTTTAATGGAAGAGGAGACTTTTTTGATCGATTGACCTATAAAGATAATGGGAGCGACCAAGCAAATTTAGCTTTTAATGGTGAAATTAATTTGGTAAGCGGTCTAGTTTCTATTAATGATAAAATGGGAATAGGCTTTGGTATCAAAAGTAAGTTCTCTTTGAATGCAAGAGGAATTAATAAAGACCTAATTCGAATGAGTGCTTCTGGGTTGGAAGATTCTACTTATTATGGTTTTTCTTATCAAGATGATTATTCTTATTTGTCGGCAATGGCTTGGAATGAGTATAGCGTTACGTTTGGAGCTGAGATTTTCCAAAAAGATAATCATTATGTAAAAGTAGGAGGGGCATTGAAATTGTTGCAAAGTGTCGGTTCTTTTTACGTACATGCAAGAGATATTTCTTATGAGTTTTATAACTCAGACACGATAATTAATGCTTCAGGACAAATTTCTTTTGGAGGAAATGAAGCATTTTTAGATGCCTTTAATGGAAGAGGTTTCCCTAATTTCCAAAATCAATTTAGTGGTGGAAACTTTGGGTTTGCAGTTGATTTTGGAGGTGTCTATGAATACCGACCAGACAGCGAACAAGAATATAAATTGAAAGTAGGGTTATCGTTTCATGACATTGGTTTTGTGGCAATGTCCAAAGATCAAACATCTTCTAATACAGTAACATTTAAAAACTCAACATTTGATGTTAATATGTTTGATGGTATCCAATATCTTTATAATATCAATGATATTATTATCCAAGATACCAGCCAATTTAATCATAATCAAGGAGAAGATAGTTATTTGATGCAAACACCTTCAAGAATGAATCTTTTTGTGGATTACAAAGTCATCAAAGGATTTTATGTTTCATTCTTGAGCGAAATTTCTTTGTACGACAGAAATAATCCTTACAAAGTAGTCGGAATCAATTCATTTCAGTTAACACCAAGATATGACTTTAAATGGTTTGGTTTCTCTATGCCTATTTCTTATGTTCAAAACTCAGGCTTTCACTTGGGCTTAGGATTTAGAGCAGGGCCTGTATTTGTAGGGTCATCCAACATATTGGATTTATTTGCGCTAGGTAATAAATTAGATAAATTCAACGCTTACTTTGGCTTTAGAGTACCTTTGTATAAAAAATTGAAGTAA